The Opitutales bacterium ASA1 genome window below encodes:
- a CDS encoding GMC family oxidoreductase, with product MATISGKGTARNTYDAIVVGSGISGGWAAKELTERGLETLLLERGRDVQHGEYPTAFAEPWELDRRNAITADIRERQPKQSRTGYTTRPESAHWFVDDIDHPYSETKRFDWMRGYHVGGRSLNWGRQSYRFSDLDFEANARDGFGVDWPIRYADIAPWYDYVERFAGISGSREGLPQLPDGEFLPPMELRCVEKHAAEKVSTTFPERRIIIGRVANLTQPHNGRANCQYRNRCIRGCPYGAYFSSNSATLPAAYATGRLTLRPHSIVAELVHDSATGRAKGVRVIDAETHEWTEYHAKVVFLCASAVGSTFILLNSRSDRYPDGFGNDSGELGHNLMDHHFQVGASGRFDGFNDRYYRGRRPNGIYVPRFRNLGDRATRRQDYVRGFGYQGGASRQNWARGVAELHRVGADLKADLLAPGPWRMGMGAWGEHLPYHENKLTLDRTKTDKWGLPTVNFDCEFKENEKAMRRDMKEAAMEMLDAAGFTDITGFDDPGNSPGLCIHEMGTARMGRDPKTSVLNAHNQVHTAPNVFVTDGACMGSSSCVNPSLTYMALTARAAAHAVDALKRGDL from the coding sequence ATGGCCACTATTTCAGGTAAAGGTACCGCGCGTAACACCTACGACGCCATCGTCGTCGGCTCCGGCATCTCCGGCGGTTGGGCCGCCAAGGAACTGACCGAACGCGGTCTCGAAACCCTCCTGCTCGAGCGCGGCCGCGACGTCCAGCACGGCGAGTATCCCACCGCCTTCGCCGAACCTTGGGAACTCGATCGCCGCAACGCCATCACCGCCGACATCCGCGAACGCCAACCCAAGCAGAGCCGCACCGGCTACACCACTCGCCCCGAATCCGCACACTGGTTCGTCGACGACATCGACCATCCCTATTCCGAGACGAAACGCTTCGACTGGATGCGCGGCTACCACGTCGGCGGCCGCTCCCTCAACTGGGGTCGACAGTCCTACCGTTTCAGCGACCTCGACTTCGAGGCCAACGCCCGCGACGGCTTCGGCGTCGACTGGCCCATCCGCTACGCCGACATCGCTCCGTGGTACGATTACGTCGAGCGCTTCGCCGGCATCTCCGGTTCACGCGAAGGTCTACCCCAGTTGCCCGACGGCGAGTTCCTCCCACCCATGGAGCTGCGATGCGTCGAGAAGCACGCCGCCGAAAAAGTCTCCACCACCTTCCCCGAGCGCCGCATCATCATCGGCCGCGTCGCCAACCTCACCCAACCCCACAACGGCCGCGCCAATTGCCAGTACCGCAACCGCTGCATCCGCGGCTGTCCCTACGGCGCCTACTTCTCCTCCAACAGCGCGACCCTCCCGGCCGCCTACGCCACCGGCCGCCTCACGCTGCGCCCTCACTCCATCGTCGCCGAACTCGTCCACGACTCCGCCACCGGCCGCGCCAAAGGCGTGCGCGTGATCGACGCCGAAACCCACGAGTGGACCGAGTACCACGCCAAGGTCGTCTTCCTCTGTGCATCCGCCGTCGGCTCGACCTTCATCCTCCTCAACTCCCGCTCCGACCGCTATCCGGACGGCTTCGGCAACGACTCCGGCGAACTCGGCCACAACCTCATGGACCACCACTTCCAAGTCGGTGCGTCCGGCCGCTTCGACGGCTTCAACGACCGCTACTACCGCGGCCGTCGACCCAACGGCATCTACGTGCCGCGTTTCCGCAATCTCGGCGACCGTGCCACCCGCCGCCAGGACTACGTTCGCGGCTTCGGCTACCAGGGCGGCGCCTCGCGCCAGAACTGGGCCCGCGGTGTCGCCGAGCTGCACCGCGTCGGTGCCGACCTCAAGGCCGACCTCCTCGCTCCCGGCCCGTGGCGCATGGGCATGGGCGCATGGGGCGAACACCTCCCCTACCACGAAAACAAACTCACCCTCGACCGCACCAAGACCGACAAGTGGGGCCTCCCCACCGTGAACTTCGACTGCGAGTTCAAGGAGAACGAGAAAGCCATGCGCCGCGACATGAAGGAAGCCGCCATGGAGATGCTCGACGCCGCCGGCTTCACCGACATCACCGGCTTCGACGACCCCGGCAACTCGCCGGGACTCTGTATTCACGAGATGGGTACCGCGCGCATGGGGCGCGATCCGAAGACCAGCGTGCTCAACGCCCACAACCAGGTCCACACCGCGCCCAACGTCTTCGTCACCGACGGCGCCTGCATGGGCTCCTCCTCCTGCGTCAACCCCAGTCTGACCTACATGGCCCTCACCGCTCGCGCCGCCGCCCACGCCGTCGACGCCCTGAAACGCGGCGACCTGTAG
- the lacC gene encoding lactose 3-dehydrogenase subunit gamma LacC — translation MITRREALQRTVALLGLGLSPATITAALAQADASRSSGTGARHLTPARFALAAAMAETLLPRTDTPGAADAGVPAFIDECCGRFMTPSERQTIESGLDAFDEACRATHPRGFAALPPAMATTWLANAGRDADGETRTFLRLFRDTAMLGYFTSEHVVKTALLYDPVPGRIEADIPLSEVGGKAWAE, via the coding sequence ATGATCACCCGCCGCGAAGCCCTGCAACGCACCGTCGCCCTCCTCGGCCTCGGCCTCTCGCCCGCCACCATCACCGCCGCCCTCGCGCAGGCCGACGCCTCGCGCTCGTCCGGGACCGGCGCGCGCCACCTCACGCCCGCTCGCTTCGCCCTCGCCGCCGCCATGGCCGAGACGCTCCTGCCCCGCACCGACACCCCCGGCGCCGCCGACGCCGGCGTCCCCGCCTTCATCGACGAATGCTGCGGCCGGTTCATGACACCGTCCGAGCGCCAAACGATCGAATCCGGCCTCGACGCCTTCGACGAAGCCTGTCGCGCCACGCATCCCCGTGGCTTCGCCGCCCTCCCGCCCGCCATGGCCACCACGTGGCTCGCCAACGCGGGCCGCGACGCCGACGGGGAGACCCGCACCTTCCTCCGCCTCTTTCGCGACACCGCCATGCTCGGCTACTTCACCTCCGAGCACGTCGTGAAGACCGCCCTCCTCTACGATCCCGTCCCCGGCCGCATAGAAGCCGACATCCCCCTCTCCGAAGTCGGCGGCAAAGCCTGGGCCGAGTAG